GCCATCTCGGCCCTCGCGGTCGGGCAGGCCCAGGGGTGCTTGGACGCATGCCTCGACTACGTGAAGGACCGCCACCAGTTCGGACGGTCGATCGGGACGTTCCAGGCGATCCAGTTCAAGCTCGCGGACATGGCGACCCGCATCCACCACGCCCGCCTGGCCGTCTACCACGCCGGCCGGCTCCGCCAGGAGGGCAAGCCCTACAAGATGGAAGCCTCGATGGTGAAGCTGAACTCGACCGAGATGGCGGTCGAGATAGCCCGGGAGGCCGTCCAGGTGCACGGCGGGTACGGCTTCATCGAGGAGTTCCCCGTCGCCCGGTTCTACCGCGACGCCAAGGTCCTCGAGATCGGCGAAGGGACCTCCGAGGTGCAGCGGATCATCATCTCCCGCCAGCTCGGGCTCCCGCAGGGGGAGAAGGTCCGCGGGTCCTAGACCGGCAGGAGGGGCTGCGCCGGCGGCGAACCCCTGGGGCATGTCGTTGCGCCGCTCGTTGCTGCGGTTCGTAGCCCTGGGGGCCATGGCCTCTGCCGTGCTCGTGGCCTCGCCGCACACGGCTCCACCGCTCGACGCCGACGGGAGCCAGTCCTGCGACGTCCCGACTCAGAGGATCACCCTCTACGCCGAGGAGCTCCCCCGCGAGGACGGCCGCATCCGGCTCGCGTACGGGCTCACCCCCGACTCCGCATCGATCCCGGGGCCGACGATCGAGATGTTCGAGGGCGAGTGCGTGGCGATCACGCTCGTCAACAACGTCCGCGCCGCGACGCTGGCCGAGCTGCGGGACGACCCCCTGCTGGGTAGCCGGGACCCCAACATGCCGCTCGGGGTCTCCCTGCACGTTCACGGCGTGAAGTACACGGTCGAGTCCGACGGCACGCACGTGAGCGAGACGCAGAGCTCCATCGTCCCGCCCGACGGCGGCGTCCGCACCTACGTCTGGTACGCGGCCCCCCGGATAGCCACCGCGCAGCGCGTGACCTCTCAGGGGACGGCGGGCTACTGGTGGTACCACGACCACATCGCCGGGACGGACCACGGCACGGGTGGCCTCTACTCGGGGCTGCTGGGCGGGCTGGTGGTCCGCCGGGCCGGCGACCTGAAGCCCGACCGGCCGACCAACGTGGTCGCTTTCACGCCGAACCAGACGATCAACTTCAAGGCCTACCCCGACA
This window of the Actinomycetota bacterium genome carries:
- a CDS encoding multicopper oxidase domain-containing protein; this encodes MSLRRSLLRFVALGAMASAVLVASPHTAPPLDADGSQSCDVPTQRITLYAEELPREDGRIRLAYGLTPDSASIPGPTIEMFEGECVAITLVNNVRAATLAELRDDPLLGSRDPNMPLGVSLHVHGVKYTVESDGTHVSETQSSIVPPDGGVRTYVWYAAPRIATAQRVTSQGTAGYWWYHDHIAGTDHGTGGLYSGLLGGLVVRRAGDLKPDRPTNVVAFTPNQTINFKAYPDTPRFTAKEGERVEFLVIGIGDEFHTFHLHAHTWADNRTGILANQLDDTQLIDAKTIGPSETFGFQVIAGEDVGPGSWMLHCHVQLHSDFGMVTFFDVEPSGLPATSIGAPTPAPHVHFGRPRT